A stretch of the Naumannella halotolerans genome encodes the following:
- a CDS encoding Ig-like domain-containing protein produces MEQPKAPSGPRRALRGAGLTVLGMLLAVVGIFGATPAQAAEIDAITDVRIVSETDPLDQWDVLEMQADWALPATATEGDTFSLAIPKDAPGDFTFFSGSFPILTPDGSETVGECVIEADRITCTLSDYVDTHADVSGQINFYAQAQATTDATSTQFETGTGTSFDVSIPTGIGIGEGMPAPTEPRKIGWINLDGRQITNFVFVPGEFLGEESTEVVDTYDSRLSLDEYHVYSAPKDEWSPNDWQGRFTPLPTEQYTATSDPQNHTLTVNFGSIPDRADNLYVITYTLNLPDDVSQGDVFPNRVVSDNEWTTDNEVIYFEASAVGEGDNYHQLQLVKAVAGETTATDFAFQISCLLDDETVRGYPKDVTVTEQTPVSVGAIPAGSVCTVSETDDQGASEVSFDPSNVITVGEDSPEVITVTATNVFPVPSVSPTPSTPPSGTPTTPPSVTPTTPPSVAPTATPTGTPSQTPSATPTGTPSATPSATPSATPSTTPTGTPTATPTGTPSVTPTGTPPATPTGTPSATPTGTPSQTPSATPTGTPSATPAGAPSATPTEGATPSSSSGPRTPSSPNLAETGAPLGVAALVAALGLSLAGATLLGRRRN; encoded by the coding sequence GTGGAACAACCGAAGGCCCCTTCGGGGCCGCGACGTGCGCTGCGCGGAGCCGGGCTGACCGTGCTCGGCATGCTGTTGGCGGTGGTCGGCATCTTCGGTGCGACCCCGGCCCAGGCCGCCGAGATCGACGCGATCACCGATGTCCGGATCGTCTCCGAGACCGACCCCCTCGACCAGTGGGACGTCCTGGAGATGCAGGCCGACTGGGCGCTGCCGGCCACGGCGACCGAAGGTGACACCTTCAGCCTGGCCATCCCCAAGGATGCCCCGGGTGACTTCACCTTCTTCTCCGGCAGCTTCCCGATCCTCACCCCCGACGGCAGCGAGACCGTCGGTGAATGCGTGATCGAGGCCGACCGGATCACCTGCACGTTGTCCGACTACGTGGACACCCACGCCGATGTCAGCGGCCAGATCAACTTCTACGCCCAGGCGCAGGCGACCACCGACGCCACCAGCACCCAGTTCGAGACCGGCACCGGGACCAGCTTCGACGTCTCCATCCCGACCGGCATCGGTATCGGCGAGGGAATGCCGGCTCCGACCGAACCGCGGAAGATCGGCTGGATCAACCTCGACGGCCGGCAGATCACGAACTTCGTCTTCGTGCCCGGCGAGTTTTTGGGCGAGGAGTCGACCGAGGTGGTCGACACCTACGACTCCCGGTTGAGCCTGGACGAGTACCACGTCTACTCCGCACCGAAGGATGAGTGGTCCCCCAACGACTGGCAGGGCCGCTTCACCCCGCTGCCGACCGAGCAGTACACCGCCACCAGCGATCCGCAGAACCACACCTTGACGGTGAACTTCGGCTCCATCCCCGACCGGGCGGACAACCTCTACGTGATCACCTACACCCTGAACCTGCCGGATGACGTCAGCCAGGGCGATGTGTTCCCGAACCGCGTGGTGAGTGACAACGAGTGGACGACCGACAATGAGGTCATCTACTTCGAGGCCAGTGCGGTCGGCGAGGGGGACAACTATCACCAGCTCCAATTGGTGAAGGCAGTCGCGGGTGAGACCACGGCCACCGACTTCGCGTTCCAGATCAGCTGCCTGCTCGACGACGAGACCGTTCGGGGTTACCCGAAGGACGTCACGGTGACCGAGCAGACCCCGGTCTCGGTCGGCGCCATCCCGGCCGGCTCGGTGTGCACCGTGTCGGAGACCGACGACCAGGGCGCGAGCGAGGTGAGCTTCGATCCGAGCAATGTGATCACCGTTGGTGAGGACAGCCCGGAGGTGATCACAGTGACCGCCACCAATGTCTTCCCGGTCCCATCGGTGTCGCCGACCCCGTCGACGCCTCCGTCGGGGACTCCCACGACGCCACCGTCGGTGACCCCCACGACGCCGCCGTCGGTGGCTCCCACGGCGACGCCGACCGGAACGCCGTCGCAGACCCCGTCCGCGACACCGACCGGCACGCCATCGGCCACCCCGTCCGCGACACCTTCGGCCACCCCGTCCACGACACCGACCGGGACGCCTACGGCGACACCGACCGGGACGCCATCGGTCACCCCGACCGGAACCCCGCCGGCCACCCCGACCGGAACACCGTCGGCCACCCCGACCGGAACGCCGTCGCAGACCCCGTCCGCGACACCGACCGGGACGCCATCGGCCACCCCGGCGGGTGCCCCGTCCGCGACACCGACCGAGGGCGCGACCCCGTCCAGCAGCTCGGGTCCGCGCACACCGTCGTCGCCGAACCTGGCCGAGACCGGCGCCCCGCTCGGTGTGGCGGCGCTGGTCGCGGCACTGGGCCTGAGCCTGGCCGGTGCGACGCTGCTGGGCCGACGTCGCAACTGA
- a CDS encoding helix-turn-helix domain-containing protein, which yields MAGQRVGEHLGERMTSLGEFIAAQRRAAQLSLRQLSEQAGVSNPYLSQIERGLRRPSAEVLQQLAKALQVSAETLFVRAGILDPDDGRPDVVGAIWADERLSSAQKTALLAVYAEFARDQAASEMSTNRQGNRT from the coding sequence ATGGCCGGGCAACGGGTGGGTGAACACCTCGGCGAGCGGATGACCTCGCTGGGGGAGTTCATCGCCGCCCAGCGCCGGGCCGCGCAGTTGTCGTTGCGGCAGCTGTCCGAACAGGCGGGGGTCTCCAACCCGTACCTCAGTCAGATCGAACGAGGTCTCCGCAGACCCTCGGCCGAAGTGTTGCAGCAGCTGGCCAAGGCGCTGCAGGTCTCGGCCGAAACCCTCTTCGTCCGGGCCGGGATCCTCGACCCCGACGACGGGCGGCCGGATGTGGTCGGCGCGATCTGGGCCGATGAACGGCTCAGCAGTGCGCAGAAGACGGCCCTGCTGGCCGTCTACGCCGAGTTCGCCCGCGACCAGGCAGCTTCGGAGATGTCCACCAACCGACAAGGAAACCGAACATGA
- the dtd gene encoding D-aminoacyl-tRNA deacylase has product MRLVVQRALQGKVSVDAETVGELPGPGLVVLVGVTHDDDRETAARMASKVWQLRILRQEQSAAQIGAPLLVISQFTLYADTRKGRRPSWGAAAPGAVAEPLVEAFVEALRGFGAVVQTGRFGADMAVEVINDGPVTLILES; this is encoded by the coding sequence ATGCGGTTGGTGGTGCAGCGGGCGCTGCAGGGCAAGGTCAGTGTCGACGCCGAGACCGTCGGGGAGTTGCCGGGACCGGGCCTGGTGGTGCTGGTCGGTGTGACCCACGACGATGATCGCGAGACCGCCGCCCGGATGGCGTCGAAGGTCTGGCAGTTGCGGATCCTGCGGCAGGAGCAGTCCGCGGCGCAGATCGGGGCACCGCTGCTGGTGATCTCCCAGTTCACGCTCTATGCCGACACCCGTAAGGGGCGTCGTCCGTCCTGGGGTGCGGCTGCCCCCGGAGCGGTGGCAGAACCGCTGGTCGAGGCCTTCGTGGAGGCCCTGCGCGGATTCGGGGCCGTGGTGCAGACCGGGCGCTTCGGTGCCGACATGGCCGTGGAGGTGATCAACGACGGTCCGGTGACGCTGATCCTGGAGAGCTGA
- a CDS encoding response regulator transcription factor: MAQILLLAKHLQDANSVDILPALGLLSHQIRMIPSDASQLTELPSAELIMLDARTDLVNARAMCKLLSGTNQAPILVIMTDGGLATVAGDWGFDDFVMTNIGPAELEARIRLCLSSSHAEEVISSGGIEIDESAYAARLNGNSLDLTYTEFELLKYLVQHPGRVFSREQLLSDVWGYDYYGGTRTVDVHVRRLRAKLGPEYEQMIVTVRNVGYRLAAR, from the coding sequence GTGGCGCAGATACTGCTGCTCGCCAAACATCTCCAGGATGCGAACTCGGTCGACATCCTGCCCGCACTGGGCCTGCTGTCCCACCAGATCCGGATGATCCCCTCCGACGCCTCCCAACTGACCGAACTGCCCTCGGCCGAGCTGATCATGCTCGATGCGCGGACCGATCTGGTCAACGCCAGGGCGATGTGCAAATTGCTCTCCGGTACCAACCAGGCACCGATCCTGGTGATCATGACCGACGGCGGCCTGGCCACGGTGGCCGGTGACTGGGGCTTCGACGACTTCGTGATGACCAACATCGGGCCGGCCGAGCTCGAGGCCCGGATCCGGTTGTGCCTGAGCAGCAGTCATGCCGAGGAGGTCATCTCCTCCGGTGGTATCGAGATCGACGAGTCCGCCTATGCCGCCAGGCTGAACGGCAACTCCCTCGACCTCACCTACACCGAGTTCGAACTGCTGAAGTACCTGGTGCAGCATCCGGGCCGGGTGTTCAGCCGGGAGCAGCTGCTCTCCGACGTCTGGGGATACGACTACTACGGCGGCACCCGTACCGTCGATGTGCACGTCCGCCGCCTGCGGGCCAAGCTCGGGCCGGAGTACGAACAGATGATCGTCACCGTCCGCAATGTCGGCTACCGGCTGGCGGCCCGCTGA
- a CDS encoding MoaD/ThiS family protein, producing the protein MQRVRFRFWAAAKSAAGTETLAVDGETIADALARADLGPEFDRVAKLSTILVDGRRVADLQAPLDRPVDAEVLPPFAGG; encoded by the coding sequence ATGCAACGCGTACGTTTTCGCTTCTGGGCTGCGGCCAAGTCCGCAGCTGGCACCGAAACCTTAGCGGTTGACGGCGAAACGATCGCCGATGCCTTGGCCCGGGCCGATCTCGGCCCCGAGTTCGACCGGGTCGCCAAGCTCAGCACCATCCTCGTCGACGGCCGCCGGGTCGCCGACCTGCAGGCCCCCTTGGACCGTCCGGTCGACGCCGAGGTGCTGCCCCCGTTCGCCGGTGGCTGA
- a CDS encoding FABP family protein has translation MAFEIPDDLNPNLLGLAWMLGRWEGSGKGTWPGVGEFDYGQQVDVTHNGADYLHYLSQTFEVDDAGKAVRPLSMETGFWRASGDGELDLVLAHPEGYAEIWYGKSDGAKIELTTDAVMRTKGAEPVTGGQRLYGNVEGDLLWTWDRATTEVPLQAFMWARLQRAAA, from the coding sequence ATGGCATTCGAGATCCCTGACGACCTGAACCCCAACCTGCTCGGGCTGGCCTGGATGCTGGGCCGGTGGGAGGGCAGCGGCAAGGGCACCTGGCCCGGCGTCGGCGAGTTCGACTACGGCCAACAGGTCGACGTCACCCACAACGGTGCTGACTATCTGCACTACCTCTCGCAGACCTTCGAGGTCGACGACGCGGGCAAGGCTGTGCGTCCGCTGTCGATGGAGACCGGCTTCTGGCGCGCCTCGGGCGACGGTGAGCTGGACCTGGTCCTGGCCCATCCCGAGGGCTACGCCGAGATCTGGTACGGCAAGTCCGACGGCGCGAAGATCGAACTGACCACCGATGCGGTGATGCGGACCAAGGGTGCCGAACCGGTGACCGGCGGGCAACGCCTGTACGGCAATGTCGAGGGCGACCTGTTGTGGACCTGGGACCGGGCCACCACCGAGGTGCCGCTGCAGGCCTTCATGTGGGCGCGGTTGCAGCGGGCGGCTGCCTGA
- a CDS encoding glycoside hydrolase family 65 protein encodes MHKYPSPHVPPPAVDPLDRTRFPVNEWALVEEQYSAEDLGVTETLFAVGNGYLGMRGTPEEGRDTHTHGTYINGFHETWRIEHAEDAFGLARVGQTIVNVPDAKVMKIYIDDEPLLLSMADLEEYSRVLSFADGVLTRQLLWRTPSGKRVRILSRRMVSFAERHVAVMTLSLELLNGDAPVVISSQILNRQDGKDEYHVKSAAMGEGGDPRKAESFDRRVLDPQFKQVEKDSLLLLGFRTAESKMTIAVGAQHLMETENNYKIFSEAEDDSAKVVYRIDAKQGVPIDLAKVAVYHTSRGVPVTELVDRCRRTVERIVRDGVDHAFSQQRELLDRFWDRSDVVVEGQPEVQQAVRWNLFQLAQAAIRAEGQGIPAKGMTGSGYGGHYFWDTEVYALPFFTYTTPRVARNALRFRYTMLDAARKRAAELAQVGALYPWRTINGEEASAFFAAGTAQYHIDADISYALMKYYLATGDRDFMLREGIDILVETARLWEDLGFWRSNGDHSFHIHGVTGPDEYTTVVNDNLFTNVMAMFNLSAAAQVLTDIAETDPEAFERISRRLQIGDDEIERWRSAAAAMFVPFDAELGVHPQDIHFVEREVWDLDNTPDSVRPLLLYFHPLVIYRFQVLKQADVVLAMYLRGDYFTAEEKRANFEYYDPITTGDSTLSAVVQSIVAAEVGYDELALRYFYAGLFVDLDDRHGNASDGVHVASAGGIWSCLTAGFGGLRDYTGELSFDPRLPDSWQALSFKLRWHDSRIHVRVEAKTISFTLLEGDPVQVMVRGAEYTVTAEEPVRVELPDQGRRIGGSVGSLPQVAGHREDGSTITSTVPRIDIE; translated from the coding sequence ATGCACAAGTATCCCTCCCCGCACGTACCACCGCCCGCAGTCGATCCGCTGGATCGGACCCGGTTCCCGGTGAACGAGTGGGCACTGGTGGAGGAGCAGTACAGCGCCGAGGATCTCGGCGTCACCGAGACCCTGTTCGCCGTCGGCAACGGTTACCTCGGTATGCGGGGTACGCCGGAGGAGGGGCGCGACACCCACACCCACGGCACCTACATCAACGGGTTCCACGAGACCTGGCGGATCGAGCACGCCGAGGATGCCTTCGGCCTGGCCCGGGTGGGGCAGACGATCGTCAACGTGCCCGACGCGAAGGTGATGAAGATCTACATCGACGACGAGCCGTTGCTGTTGTCGATGGCCGATCTGGAGGAGTACTCCCGGGTGCTCAGCTTCGCCGACGGCGTGCTCACGCGGCAATTGCTGTGGCGTACCCCTTCGGGCAAGCGGGTACGGATCCTCAGCCGCCGGATGGTCTCGTTCGCCGAACGCCATGTGGCGGTGATGACGCTCAGCCTGGAACTGCTCAACGGTGACGCGCCGGTGGTCATCTCCAGCCAGATCCTCAACCGTCAGGACGGCAAGGACGAGTACCACGTGAAGTCGGCCGCCATGGGTGAGGGAGGCGATCCGCGGAAGGCCGAGAGCTTCGACCGGCGGGTGCTCGACCCGCAGTTCAAGCAGGTCGAGAAGGACAGCCTGCTGCTGCTCGGCTTCCGTACCGCGGAGTCGAAGATGACGATCGCGGTCGGCGCCCAGCATCTGATGGAGACCGAGAACAACTACAAGATCTTCTCCGAGGCCGAGGACGACTCGGCGAAGGTGGTCTACCGGATCGACGCCAAGCAGGGCGTACCGATCGACCTGGCGAAGGTGGCGGTCTACCACACCTCCCGCGGGGTACCCGTGACCGAGCTGGTCGACCGGTGTCGGCGGACGGTGGAGCGGATCGTCCGGGACGGGGTCGATCACGCCTTCAGCCAGCAGCGCGAACTGCTGGATCGTTTCTGGGATCGCTCGGATGTGGTGGTCGAGGGTCAGCCGGAGGTGCAACAGGCGGTGCGCTGGAACCTGTTCCAGCTCGCCCAGGCCGCGATCCGTGCCGAGGGGCAAGGCATCCCGGCCAAGGGTATGACCGGTTCGGGTTACGGCGGTCACTACTTCTGGGACACCGAGGTCTACGCCCTGCCGTTCTTCACCTACACCACCCCGCGGGTGGCCCGGAACGCGCTGCGGTTCCGCTACACAATGCTGGATGCGGCCCGCAAGCGGGCCGCCGAGCTCGCCCAGGTGGGTGCGCTCTACCCGTGGCGCACGATCAACGGTGAGGAGGCCTCGGCCTTCTTCGCCGCCGGCACCGCGCAGTACCACATCGACGCCGACATCAGCTATGCGCTGATGAAGTACTACCTGGCGACCGGGGACCGGGACTTCATGCTCCGTGAGGGGATCGACATCCTGGTCGAGACCGCACGGTTGTGGGAGGACCTCGGCTTCTGGCGGTCCAACGGCGACCATTCGTTCCACATCCACGGAGTCACCGGGCCGGACGAGTACACCACGGTGGTGAACGACAACCTGTTCACCAATGTGATGGCGATGTTCAACCTGTCGGCGGCCGCGCAGGTGCTGACCGACATCGCCGAGACCGATCCGGAGGCCTTCGAGCGGATCTCCCGGCGGTTGCAGATCGGTGACGACGAGATCGAGCGTTGGCGTTCGGCCGCGGCGGCGATGTTCGTCCCGTTCGACGCCGAACTGGGGGTCCATCCCCAGGACATCCACTTCGTCGAGCGCGAGGTCTGGGACCTGGACAACACCCCGGACTCGGTGCGGCCGCTGCTGCTGTACTTCCACCCGTTGGTGATCTATCGCTTCCAGGTGCTGAAGCAGGCCGATGTGGTGCTGGCGATGTACCTGCGCGGGGACTACTTCACGGCGGAGGAGAAGCGGGCGAACTTCGAGTACTACGACCCGATCACCACTGGTGACTCCACCCTCTCGGCGGTGGTGCAGTCGATCGTCGCCGCCGAGGTCGGATACGACGAGCTGGCGCTGCGCTACTTCTACGCCGGCCTGTTCGTCGACCTGGACGATCGCCACGGCAATGCCAGCGACGGGGTCCACGTCGCCTCGGCCGGCGGCATCTGGTCCTGCCTGACCGCCGGCTTCGGCGGGCTGCGCGACTACACCGGGGAACTGAGCTTCGATCCGCGACTGCCCGACAGCTGGCAGGCATTGTCGTTCAAACTGCGCTGGCACGACTCGCGGATCCACGTCCGGGTGGAGGCGAAGACGATCAGCTTCACCCTGCTGGAGGGCGATCCGGTCCAGGTGATGGTCCGCGGTGCCGAGTACACCGTCACCGCCGAGGAGCCGGTACGGGTCGAGCTGCCCGATCAGGGCCGGCGGATCGGTGGCAGTGTCGGCAGCCTGCCGCAGGTCGCCGGCCACCGCGAGGACGGCAGCACCATCACCTCCACCGTGCCCCGGATCGACATCGAGTGA
- a CDS encoding asparaginase, with protein MTFWDSDPVLLEVERGGLVESVHRGRLAITAADGTVDFSWGTVDVPIYPRSCLKPLQAVAMVQAGLDLDGELLALAAASHSGEAFHIAGAERILAGAQRGVGALQNPPDWPLDDASKEEWILQGRRPEAVAMNCSGKHAAMIRTCVRRGWDEAGYLHPDHPLQRAIAGTLEEWTGEQPGVPTVDGCGAPLFPVTLVGLARAFGRLAAADDGPGARVAEAIRQNPEWTSGTLRDENQLHRAIPGLVTKAGAEAVHAVGLPDGRGIALKIDDGGFRGRAALMAAALQRLGYDHPTLAAQRDVPVLGGGRPVGAMTVVGVDRSDA; from the coding sequence GTGACTTTCTGGGATTCGGATCCGGTTCTGCTGGAGGTCGAGCGGGGCGGGCTGGTCGAGAGCGTCCATCGCGGGCGGCTGGCGATCACCGCTGCCGATGGCACGGTCGACTTCTCCTGGGGGACCGTCGACGTACCGATCTATCCCCGCTCCTGTCTGAAGCCGTTGCAGGCAGTGGCGATGGTGCAGGCCGGTCTCGACCTGGATGGCGAACTGTTGGCCCTGGCAGCAGCGTCCCATTCGGGGGAGGCGTTCCACATCGCCGGTGCGGAGCGCATTCTCGCCGGGGCGCAGCGCGGTGTCGGTGCCCTGCAGAACCCGCCTGACTGGCCGTTGGACGACGCGTCCAAGGAGGAGTGGATTCTTCAGGGGCGACGGCCTGAGGCGGTGGCGATGAATTGCTCGGGCAAGCACGCGGCGATGATCCGTACCTGTGTCCGCCGAGGTTGGGACGAGGCCGGCTACCTGCATCCGGACCACCCCCTGCAGCGCGCGATAGCCGGCACGTTGGAGGAGTGGACCGGCGAACAGCCCGGGGTGCCGACCGTCGACGGCTGTGGTGCGCCCCTGTTCCCGGTGACCCTGGTCGGGTTGGCGAGAGCGTTCGGCCGGCTCGCCGCAGCCGACGACGGACCGGGCGCCCGGGTGGCCGAGGCGATCCGGCAGAACCCGGAATGGACCTCCGGCACCTTGCGCGACGAGAACCAGCTGCACCGGGCGATCCCGGGACTGGTGACCAAGGCCGGGGCCGAAGCGGTGCACGCCGTCGGGCTGCCTGACGGCCGGGGCATCGCGCTGAAGATCGACGACGGCGGATTCCGCGGGCGGGCGGCGCTGATGGCCGCTGCGCTGCAGCGTCTCGGGTACGACCATCCGACCTTGGCTGCTCAGCGTGACGTACCCGTCCTGGGTGGCGGGCGACCGGTTGGCGCGATGACCGTCGTCGGCGTCGACCGATCGGATGCCTGA
- a CDS encoding YgfZ/GcvT domain-containing protein yields MAAVIAGDGPDAGVAWHHGDPMGEQRALEAGEGVVDLSHRGVLTVSGPDRLSWLHSLSTQHLENLQPGESTTILLLGPTGHIEHALLAVDDGEMLWAHTEPGRAAAATAFLDSMRFMLRVEVADRTDQLAVVWQPGEPPAGRVTRTGEDSLGGFESFIPRGHLDDYLAQAGRPVGTWAYEARRIAAGVPRIFLDTDERTIPNEIGLYGTHLEKGCYRGQETVARVHNLGRPPRRLVLLHLDGSTDALPELGAELTLDGKTVGAIGTSARHHELGPIGLGLVKRKVDTEATLLTGDITASQEPLVDPEVGLHFRARL; encoded by the coding sequence ATGGCCGCGGTGATCGCCGGGGACGGGCCCGACGCCGGCGTCGCCTGGCACCACGGTGACCCGATGGGGGAACAGCGTGCGCTGGAGGCCGGTGAGGGTGTGGTCGACCTGTCCCACCGGGGTGTGCTGACCGTCTCCGGTCCGGACCGGTTGAGCTGGTTGCATTCGCTGAGCACCCAGCACCTGGAGAACCTGCAGCCGGGGGAGTCGACCACGATCCTGCTGCTCGGGCCCACCGGGCACATCGAACATGCACTGCTCGCCGTCGACGACGGGGAGATGCTGTGGGCGCACACCGAACCGGGACGGGCCGCAGCCGCTACCGCATTCCTGGACTCGATGCGCTTCATGCTCCGGGTCGAGGTGGCCGACCGTACCGATCAGCTCGCCGTGGTCTGGCAACCCGGTGAACCGCCGGCGGGCCGGGTCACCCGTACCGGTGAGGATTCCCTGGGCGGGTTCGAGTCGTTCATCCCCCGAGGGCATCTGGACGATTACCTGGCACAGGCCGGCCGGCCGGTCGGAACCTGGGCCTATGAGGCGCGGCGGATCGCCGCCGGGGTGCCGAGGATCTTCCTCGACACCGACGAGCGGACGATCCCGAACGAGATCGGGCTCTACGGCACCCACCTGGAGAAGGGGTGCTACCGGGGCCAGGAGACGGTCGCCCGGGTGCACAACCTTGGCCGTCCACCGCGCCGACTGGTGCTGCTGCACCTCGACGGCAGTACCGATGCGTTGCCCGAGCTCGGTGCCGAACTGACCCTGGACGGCAAGACCGTCGGGGCGATCGGTACCTCCGCCCGGCACCACGAGCTGGGCCCCATCGGTCTCGGACTGGTGAAGCGGAAGGTGGACACCGAGGCCACCTTGCTGACCGGTGACATCACCGCGTCCCAGGAGCCCCTGGTGGACCCCGAGGTGGGCCTGCACTTCCGCGCCCGGTTGTGA
- a CDS encoding LLM class flavin-dependent oxidoreductase: protein MPRPGEPLRRLGVLTIGLFDPADPGAGHRETLAMIEFAEELGLDSVWLRDRHLQHGISSPVAVLAAAAMRTSRIEFGTAVIPLGAENPLRLAEDLATVDILSGGRLNPGVSSGTPMNFERYREAMYPDTLESEDFSKQRVIRLRNFLRGDPISAAGTVGIEEFSDHVQPHSPGLAQRLWYGGGRDSAIWTGQQGLNYLTSSVVFAAGTGVDGSEPDAFARVQAGDVAAFREHHPAGAKARASQGLVVIPTDSASAEQKRRYHAYAESRLERTRTAHGPRGLLLSPDLVGDSSELADRLWSHAGFREVDEVVFALPFTFEAEDHRQILTDLAQSLGPALGWSPRLS from the coding sequence ATGCCGCGTCCCGGAGAACCCCTGCGTCGTCTCGGAGTGTTGACCATCGGTCTGTTCGATCCGGCCGACCCGGGGGCCGGCCATCGAGAGACCCTGGCGATGATCGAATTCGCCGAGGAACTCGGTCTGGACAGCGTCTGGCTGCGGGATCGGCACCTGCAGCACGGGATCTCCTCCCCGGTCGCGGTCCTGGCTGCGGCGGCGATGCGTACCTCCCGGATCGAGTTCGGCACCGCGGTGATCCCGCTCGGCGCGGAGAATCCCCTGCGGCTGGCCGAGGATCTGGCGACGGTCGACATCCTCTCCGGCGGACGCCTGAATCCGGGGGTGTCCAGCGGTACGCCGATGAACTTCGAGCGCTACCGCGAGGCGATGTATCCCGACACCCTGGAGTCGGAGGACTTCTCCAAGCAGCGGGTGATCCGGTTGCGCAACTTCCTGCGCGGTGACCCGATCAGTGCTGCCGGGACCGTCGGCATCGAGGAGTTCTCCGATCACGTCCAACCCCATTCACCGGGCCTGGCGCAGCGGTTGTGGTACGGCGGTGGCCGCGACTCGGCGATCTGGACCGGCCAGCAGGGGTTGAACTACCTCACCTCCTCGGTCGTCTTCGCCGCCGGCACCGGTGTCGACGGCAGTGAACCCGATGCCTTCGCCCGGGTGCAGGCCGGGGATGTGGCCGCCTTCCGCGAGCACCATCCGGCCGGGGCGAAGGCCCGGGCGTCACAGGGCCTGGTGGTGATCCCGACCGACTCGGCCAGTGCCGAGCAGAAGCGTCGCTACCACGCCTATGCCGAGTCGCGGCTGGAGCGCACCCGTACCGCGCATGGTCCGCGCGGGTTGTTGCTCTCCCCCGACCTGGTCGGTGACTCCAGCGAGTTGGCCGATCGCCTGTGGTCCCACGCCGGGTTCCGGGAGGTCGATGAAGTGGTCTTCGCGCTGCCCTTCACCTTCGAGGCCGAGGACCATCGGCAGATCCTGACCGACCTGGCGCAGTCCTTGGGACCTGCCCTGGGCTGGTCTCCCCGGCTCTCCTGA
- a CDS encoding HAD family hydrolase: MTLLNWDSVGAALFDLDGVITPTAEVHMRAWEKMFNDYLSTIDGQAPYTTDDYFAHVDGKPRLEGVRTFLTSRGIELPEGDPDDPPEADTLWGLGNRKNALFTQVLDEEGIQPYPGSIQLVDALLGRGVRCAIVSSSKNAKAVLATADVIGKFELIVDGVVAAEQGLAGKPAPDTYAWAAEQFGLPNDRAVVLEDAISGVQSGRAGRFAHVVGVDRGAGEQALRDNGADIVVTDLAELLPDS, translated from the coding sequence ATGACCCTGCTGAACTGGGACTCCGTGGGAGCCGCACTGTTCGACCTCGATGGTGTGATCACGCCGACCGCCGAGGTGCACATGCGCGCCTGGGAGAAGATGTTCAACGACTACCTGTCGACGATCGACGGGCAGGCGCCGTACACCACCGACGACTACTTCGCCCATGTCGACGGCAAACCCAGGTTGGAGGGGGTACGGACCTTCCTCACCTCCCGCGGCATCGAACTGCCCGAGGGCGATCCCGACGATCCGCCGGAGGCCGACACCTTGTGGGGGCTGGGGAATCGGAAGAACGCGCTGTTCACCCAGGTGCTCGACGAGGAGGGGATCCAGCCGTACCCCGGGTCGATCCAGTTGGTCGATGCGCTGCTGGGGCGCGGTGTCCGCTGCGCCATCGTCTCCTCGTCGAAGAACGCCAAGGCGGTGCTCGCCACCGCCGATGTGATCGGCAAGTTCGAGCTCATCGTGGACGGGGTGGTGGCCGCCGAGCAGGGGCTGGCCGGCAAACCGGCCCCGGACACCTACGCCTGGGCGGCCGAACAGTTCGGCCTGCCGAACGACCGCGCGGTGGTCCTCGAGGACGCCATCTCCGGGGTCCAGTCGGGTCGTGCCGGCCGATTCGCCCACGTGGTCGGGGTCGACCGCGGTGCCGGTGAGCAGGCCCTGCGCGACAACGGTGCCGACATCGTCGTCACCGATCTGGCAGAGCTGCTGCCGGACAGCTGA